A genomic region of Alicyclobacillus sp. SO9 contains the following coding sequences:
- a CDS encoding sensor histidine kinase has translation MLLFPNQYKKVGYMYLLQLLIPAFYLYFMKSWEQVVLGIVLLGLLALSYILTWWTTGRRYTLIVIGEILLMLIMGAVLNPGFLSVVFWPAAAIGQLHSARHRMWALVVLIASGLTEVFVLAHVRHASLEPWWPMIFAGVAAAVLTVYAVRWQAQITRSRHELEVANTEIERLTKLAERDRISQDLHDVLGHELALITLKSQLAERLVYRDASRAQRELREIRDSAKRTLTKVRDYIATARTPVLDEEWIAAKHLLRAADISCETGGEIASVELASACAQALAMSLRELTTNLVRHSSASRAKLYSEETEHSLWLWIADNGQGLSQSDTQHGGHGLSGIMARLNAVNGELGIWSRGQWITFWHPEETTQLAAFSPFTTVFVVRVPKAARSKMEVGI, from the coding sequence ATGCTTCTTTTTCCAAATCAATATAAGAAAGTCGGCTACATGTATTTGCTGCAATTACTCATCCCGGCCTTTTACCTGTATTTCATGAAGTCCTGGGAACAAGTCGTCCTTGGCATCGTGCTGCTGGGGTTGCTGGCACTGTCCTATATTCTTACATGGTGGACGACCGGACGGCGGTACACTCTGATTGTAATTGGAGAAATACTGCTGATGCTCATCATGGGTGCAGTGCTCAATCCCGGTTTTCTCAGTGTTGTCTTTTGGCCGGCCGCAGCCATTGGCCAGTTGCACAGTGCACGGCATAGAATGTGGGCCTTAGTTGTGCTGATTGCTTCCGGGCTGACAGAAGTCTTCGTATTAGCTCACGTCCGTCACGCCAGTCTTGAACCCTGGTGGCCGATGATTTTCGCCGGTGTCGCTGCTGCCGTTCTAACAGTCTATGCGGTCCGGTGGCAGGCGCAAATTACGCGTTCCAGACATGAGCTTGAGGTTGCCAATACAGAAATTGAACGGTTGACGAAATTAGCAGAACGAGATCGAATCTCCCAAGATTTGCACGATGTGCTGGGTCACGAATTAGCACTGATTACACTAAAAAGCCAGTTGGCAGAACGGCTGGTTTATCGCGACGCCAGTCGAGCTCAACGAGAACTAAGAGAAATAAGAGACTCAGCCAAACGTACGCTGACAAAAGTGCGCGACTATATTGCCACTGCAAGGACACCAGTGCTCGACGAAGAGTGGATTGCCGCTAAGCACCTGTTGCGAGCCGCTGACATCAGTTGCGAGACTGGGGGCGAAATAGCCTCTGTTGAGCTTGCGTCCGCTTGTGCGCAGGCTCTCGCGATGTCGCTGAGAGAATTGACGACGAACCTTGTTAGACACAGCTCTGCTTCCCGTGCGAAGCTGTACAGTGAGGAGACTGAACACAGTCTGTGGCTATGGATAGCAGACAACGGACAAGGACTTTCACAGTCAGACACACAGCACGGAGGCCATGGACTCTCTGGAATCATGGCCAGGTTAAACGCTGTCAACGGAGAACTGGGTATTTGGTCGAGAGGTCAGTGGATCACGT
- a CDS encoding ABC transporter permease — translation MRTTPLPPSSYAGSKILGQTVIGILSILVIFIAAAVGEGVQLPVLQWVESILWIAIGSFPFMALGILIGLVGGVEGSAMIGNGVYFILSILGGLWWPLKMMPAWIQALAKWTPTFSLGDGAWKIVAGKSIGLHDISVLTLSFLVLLLLIVWMARRNLSLSA, via the coding sequence ATGCGCACTACGCCGCTGCCTCCCTCCAGTTACGCAGGCAGCAAAATCCTAGGGCAAACCGTTATAGGAATTCTATCCATCCTCGTCATTTTTATTGCCGCTGCTGTTGGGGAGGGTGTTCAGTTGCCTGTGCTGCAATGGGTAGAGTCAATCCTGTGGATCGCGATTGGTTCGTTTCCCTTCATGGCGCTCGGCATTCTAATTGGATTGGTCGGGGGTGTAGAAGGCTCAGCCATGATTGGTAACGGTGTGTATTTCATCCTCTCCATTCTTGGCGGGCTGTGGTGGCCGCTAAAAATGATGCCGGCTTGGATTCAGGCTCTGGCAAAGTGGACGCCAACATTCAGTTTGGGAGACGGCGCTTGGAAAATTGTTGCGGGAAAATCTATAGGCCTTCATGACATCTCTGTGCTGACTTTGTCTTTTCTTGTGCTCCTTTTGCTCATAGTGTGGATGGCAAGAAGGAATCTGAGCCTGTCCGCGTAA
- a CDS encoding ABC transporter ATP-binding protein has translation MDAVTFQHVSKSYRTTTAVANLSLNIKQETVVALLGPNGAGKTTALSMTLGLTQPTSGTVTLLGQNPNQPRTRQRIGAMLQEVTMPDKTSVTELVNLFRSYYEHSVNTNTLLELAQLTNLEGRPVRKLSGGQQRRLQFALAMAGDPRILFLDEPTAGMDITSRQGFWKTLRRFSETEGKTIVFSTHHLDEADAAADRVLLLQNGRLIADGSPAELKTATGLRLITGSLDPKTNRTDLLALPHLASLEWQGDRFTMRSTNSDETLRSLIQGDFSVRDIEVRGGGLEDAFVALTMQNQQAQQTQQAQEADIR, from the coding sequence ATGGATGCAGTCACCTTTCAACACGTATCAAAATCTTATCGAACTACTACAGCTGTTGCCAATCTGTCTCTGAACATCAAGCAAGAAACTGTAGTCGCATTACTTGGACCAAACGGTGCCGGAAAGACCACTGCTCTTTCCATGACGCTGGGGTTAACACAACCTACTTCGGGAACTGTAACGTTGCTCGGTCAAAACCCGAACCAGCCGCGAACCAGGCAGCGTATCGGGGCGATGCTTCAAGAAGTAACGATGCCTGACAAAACGAGCGTTACAGAGCTTGTCAACCTGTTTCGATCTTATTATGAGCACAGCGTCAATACAAATACCCTGCTGGAGCTGGCTCAACTGACGAATTTGGAAGGCCGGCCTGTTCGCAAATTGAGCGGAGGTCAGCAACGAAGACTGCAGTTTGCACTGGCCATGGCAGGAGACCCTCGCATCTTGTTTCTCGATGAGCCTACTGCAGGAATGGACATTACTTCTCGGCAAGGGTTCTGGAAAACACTGCGTCGGTTTTCCGAGACCGAAGGAAAAACAATTGTTTTTTCAACCCATCATCTTGATGAAGCAGATGCTGCCGCAGACCGGGTTCTATTGCTCCAAAACGGGCGCTTGATTGCAGATGGAAGTCCCGCGGAGTTGAAGACAGCCACCGGGCTCCGGTTGATTACTGGCTCTCTAGACCCGAAAACAAACCGAACCGACCTGCTTGCCTTACCTCATCTCGCAAGTCTCGAATGGCAGGGGGACAGATTTACAATGAGGAGTACGAACTCAGATGAAACACTGCGGTCATTGATTCAAGGAGACTTTAGTGTACGGGATATCGAAGTACGCGGCGGCGGTCTGGAAGATGCTTTCGTAGCACTGACGATGCAAAATCAGCAAGCACAACAGACACAGCAAGCACAGGAGGCAGACATCCGATGA
- a CDS encoding DUF402 domain-containing protein produces MTLRPGRVTRIHKHDGTGIDRSDNPFPVYKFWRKPGLIVAHRPALESGYTYQIREIYPQWGIGVSTCVKDDKPIKHPRLKFDYYVDLVKVWEDQEYIYIEDMYVDVLIYERNYYHVIDLEEFGEAVYQHNISLAEATRVMDNTQKFVDAIKRSKLSYQFWKQKYGRNYRHNRN; encoded by the coding sequence ATGACGTTGAGACCAGGGCGTGTAACGCGAATACATAAACATGACGGAACGGGAATCGACCGCAGTGATAACCCGTTTCCAGTATATAAATTCTGGCGAAAGCCAGGGCTGATAGTGGCCCACAGGCCAGCACTTGAAAGCGGCTATACATATCAAATTCGTGAAATATATCCACAATGGGGCATTGGAGTGAGTACCTGCGTAAAAGACGATAAACCAATAAAGCATCCGCGTCTTAAATTTGATTATTATGTAGACCTGGTTAAGGTGTGGGAAGACCAGGAATATATTTATATAGAGGACATGTATGTCGATGTTTTGATTTACGAAAGGAACTATTACCATGTGATTGACCTGGAGGAATTCGGCGAAGCCGTATATCAGCACAACATTAGCTTAGCCGAAGCAACAAGGGTTATGGACAATACCCAGAAATTCGTGGATGCCATTAAACGCAGTAAGTTATCATACCAGTTTTGGAAACAAAAATACGGCAGAAACTACCGTCACAACAGAAACTAA
- a CDS encoding MBL fold metallo-hydrolase — translation MDLQHITDTVFVVAGPVNLGLVKTPGGLVAIDSGLDKQSAKNLLKAANELQDNLIAVINTHAHADHFGGNETLQKRADPRFYAPVGEADVIRRPAWEPQYLWQGAAPLPDMRGKFLLAAPSRVDEVFESGASFTIAERTFQSVALSGHSHYQSGILVDGVLFCADAYLDENITDKHGLPFFVNYLETLQSAKQTKTVNAQWWVPAHGIVTDKPGRAVDYYIHRLQRVFDLITTYIAAERRTLEQVVSLVCQELNLTPRGAGPYALVRTPVSACITAAVEQGLVKPVVEDGYLWFERGN, via the coding sequence ATGGATTTACAGCACATTACAGACACCGTGTTTGTCGTTGCGGGTCCCGTCAATCTGGGCCTTGTAAAGACACCCGGGGGACTCGTTGCCATCGACTCTGGATTAGACAAGCAGTCTGCCAAAAATCTGCTAAAAGCAGCCAATGAACTTCAGGACAACCTGATTGCGGTCATTAATACTCACGCTCACGCCGATCACTTTGGCGGCAACGAAACCCTGCAAAAACGCGCTGACCCGCGCTTTTATGCACCTGTGGGTGAAGCAGACGTCATTCGCCGCCCTGCATGGGAGCCTCAGTATCTCTGGCAAGGCGCCGCACCGCTTCCAGATATGAGAGGAAAGTTTTTACTGGCCGCCCCCAGCCGGGTAGACGAAGTGTTCGAGAGCGGCGCATCGTTCACAATTGCAGAGCGTACATTTCAGTCGGTTGCCTTGTCTGGGCATTCCCATTACCAGTCCGGAATCCTTGTGGACGGGGTGCTCTTCTGTGCTGATGCTTATTTGGATGAAAATATCACAGACAAACACGGCCTTCCGTTTTTCGTGAATTACCTTGAGACGCTGCAGAGCGCAAAGCAAACAAAGACTGTGAATGCGCAGTGGTGGGTGCCTGCCCACGGTATTGTGACGGACAAACCTGGCCGAGCAGTGGATTACTATATTCATCGGTTGCAGCGGGTTTTTGACTTGATTACAACTTACATTGCCGCAGAGAGGCGGACACTGGAACAGGTTGTGAGCCTGGTATGTCAGGAATTGAATTTGACTCCGCGGGGCGCAGGACCGTATGCTCTAGTTCGCACGCCTGTTTCCGCATGTATCACTGCAGCGGTAGAACAAGGTCTCGTGAAACCGGTTGTTGAAGACGGATACCTATGGTTTGAAAGAGGGAATTAA
- the mutY gene encoding A/G-specific adenine glycosylase: MCETQDTVTTHVKTQNAVAESARQLVDWYLQNQRKLPWRETSNPYQVWISETMLQQTRVETVIPYYYAFLERFPTILDLAAAQESEVVKMWQGLGYYSRARNLHRAAIQVAENYDGLIPEDAQKFRGLSGVGPYTAGAVMSIAFNQPVPAVDGNVLRVMARFLGVREEVRSRQAVTVITSTVEQWLQQEPPRLMTQGLMELGALVCTPRNPDCGKCPIQTRCTARELGLTQDIPVRKKKPDRKVVQVIALWCQQDEKVLLQQRPATGLLAGMWQLPAKELPASAPLGAGAAHREAKILLEGMLDTSLYDDNKVAGDKVDTNKVDTNTVRAENYVGSQHKSIGKVAEGPVRDFHEIAQVKHIFTHIEWHVQVLQPVGWPLHRIAEGRGLVFAGEDKLSELAVPRVYDKLLTSFFG, translated from the coding sequence ATGTGCGAAACGCAGGACACTGTTACAACGCATGTTAAAACGCAGAACGCTGTCGCGGAATCGGCACGTCAGCTTGTGGACTGGTACCTTCAGAACCAGAGAAAGCTGCCCTGGAGAGAAACAAGCAATCCTTATCAGGTTTGGATTAGCGAAACGATGTTGCAACAAACTCGGGTTGAAACGGTTATCCCTTATTACTATGCCTTTCTCGAACGCTTTCCGACAATTCTCGATTTGGCAGCTGCACAAGAGTCAGAAGTAGTGAAGATGTGGCAAGGTCTGGGTTATTATTCACGTGCAAGGAACTTACATAGGGCAGCCATCCAGGTGGCTGAGAACTACGACGGCCTGATTCCCGAGGACGCACAAAAGTTTCGAGGTCTGTCCGGAGTCGGCCCATATACCGCCGGCGCGGTGATGAGTATTGCTTTTAATCAGCCTGTTCCGGCTGTGGACGGGAATGTGCTTCGTGTCATGGCACGGTTTTTGGGGGTTCGTGAAGAAGTACGAAGCCGTCAGGCGGTCACCGTTATTACCAGTACGGTAGAGCAGTGGCTGCAGCAGGAACCCCCGAGATTGATGACGCAGGGTCTAATGGAGCTAGGTGCACTTGTCTGCACACCGCGTAATCCGGACTGCGGCAAATGCCCGATTCAAACCCGTTGCACCGCGCGTGAACTGGGTTTGACCCAGGATATTCCAGTCAGGAAAAAGAAGCCCGATAGAAAAGTGGTTCAGGTTATCGCGCTCTGGTGCCAGCAAGACGAGAAGGTTCTTTTGCAACAACGGCCGGCAACGGGTCTGCTTGCAGGCATGTGGCAATTACCGGCCAAGGAACTGCCGGCGTCAGCCCCGCTGGGTGCAGGAGCGGCACATCGGGAAGCGAAAATACTGCTCGAAGGCATGCTGGACACCAGTTTGTATGACGATAATAAGGTTGCTGGGGATAAGGTTGATACGAATAAGGTTGATACGAATACAGTGCGTGCCGAAAATTATGTAGGGTCGCAGCACAAAAGCATCGGAAAAGTGGCAGAGGGTCCTGTCCGCGACTTTCATGAAATTGCACAGGTCAAGCATATATTTACTCATATCGAATGGCATGTACAGGTTCTGCAGCCCGTAGGCTGGCCGCTGCACAGGATTGCGGAGGGGAGAGGCCTTGTTTTCGCAGGTGAAGACAAACTCTCCGAGCTTGCGGTGCCCCGGGTTTATGACAAGTTGCTGACGTCATTTTTCGGTTAA
- a CDS encoding Bax inhibitor-1 family protein — METYSVSRQAVLPKVFSGLFLSLLTAFVGLVLGQFVPTPLLLVLMIVEVVMIIAAMLMQGRRQIGMGFVLTFTFISGMTLYLVVSQYISQLGSFIVLEAVGVSAGAFLIAAIVAAQTSLDFSFLGGFLFIGLMAVLLMGLVTLFIPFSNLANLIYALLGIAVFIGYVLFDVNRIARQGLTEAMVPWVVLSLYLDFVNLFLFVLRLMGILQSSRR, encoded by the coding sequence GTGGAAACGTACTCCGTATCGAGACAGGCTGTTTTACCCAAAGTGTTCTCAGGCTTGTTTCTCAGCCTGCTGACAGCGTTTGTCGGTCTGGTATTAGGGCAGTTTGTTCCGACCCCGCTGCTTTTGGTCCTGATGATTGTAGAAGTTGTCATGATTATCGCGGCAATGCTAATGCAGGGGCGAAGACAAATTGGTATGGGGTTTGTCCTGACATTCACTTTTATTTCTGGCATGACACTGTATTTGGTGGTTTCGCAGTATATCAGTCAGTTGGGCAGCTTTATTGTGCTAGAAGCAGTCGGTGTAAGTGCAGGTGCTTTCTTGATTGCTGCTATTGTTGCTGCTCAGACGTCCTTGGATTTTTCCTTTCTCGGAGGTTTTCTGTTTATCGGTCTAATGGCTGTTTTACTGATGGGATTGGTGACACTGTTTATCCCATTTTCGAACCTTGCCAATTTGATTTATGCTCTGCTTGGCATTGCCGTGTTCATCGGGTATGTGCTGTTTGACGTCAATCGGATTGCCAGGCAAGGTCTGACAGAAGCCATGGTTCCTTGGGTCGTGTTGTCCTTGTACTTGGACTTTGTCAACCTGTTTCTGTTTGTGCTCCGGCTCATGGGTATCTTGCAATCCTCCAGAAGATAA
- the leuS gene encoding leucine--tRNA ligase, producing the protein MEYRPQEIEKYWKEKWGQQGLARLSEGTDKPKYYCLDMFPYPSGSGLHVGHWRGYTISDVWGRYKALQGYQVLHPMGWDAFGLPAENYAIANGVHPAESTAANVRNFKRQLEDIGAMYDWDREINTSDPNYYKWTQYFFTKMFERGLAYRKKMPINWCPSCKTGLANEEVVDGKCERCGTEVTKRDMSQWMLKITAYADRLLDDLETLDWPDKVKRMQSAWIGRSEGAHIYFSVDGHPEHRIEVFSTRPDTLYGATYMVLAPEHPLVEKITSDGQREAVQNYVQEALKKSNVDRQIVDKTKTGVATGANVIHPLTGEKLPIWIADYVLMDYGTGAIMAVPAHDERDFDFAKAFQLPIRQVVSETGVPEAETKLYTGDGTLVNSGELDGLSVEAGKKAVVKRLEELNAGEFTVNYRMRDWVFARQRYWGEPIPIVYCDKCGTLPVPEDQLPVMLPEVARYEPTGTGESPLAAIESFVHTTCPNCGGPARRETDTMPQWAGSSWYFLRYPDAHNNKQPFSKNAANKWLPVDMYIGGVEHAVLHLLYARFFTKVIYDLGLIDFEEPFQHLFNQGMITLNGAKMSKSKGNMVTPDEIIKDYGVDALRVYELFVGPPEDEAEWNTNGLEGVSRFLQRYYRLFTGSVASPAKTRDSLTKLRHRFMANLQERMDSFRLNTAVSAFMEYANALQQEADKGLDKDTLTTMAVAIAPFAPHLGEQLWQEMGHESSVFQAEWPTYEELWLKDDEVEIAIQVNGRLRARATVEADGDQSAVLQQVKKLPDVAEWIEGKEIKKEIYVPNRLVNFVVKG; encoded by the coding sequence ATGGAATATCGACCACAGGAAATCGAAAAATACTGGAAAGAGAAGTGGGGACAGCAGGGGTTGGCCCGTTTGTCAGAAGGTACGGACAAGCCCAAGTACTACTGCCTTGACATGTTTCCTTATCCGTCTGGCAGCGGGTTGCACGTGGGACATTGGCGGGGGTATACGATTTCTGACGTCTGGGGGCGCTACAAGGCCTTGCAGGGCTATCAGGTTCTGCACCCAATGGGATGGGACGCATTTGGGTTGCCTGCAGAGAACTATGCCATCGCAAACGGTGTGCACCCGGCAGAATCCACTGCAGCGAACGTCCGCAACTTCAAGCGGCAGCTTGAGGATATCGGGGCAATGTACGACTGGGATCGCGAAATTAACACAAGCGACCCGAATTACTATAAATGGACGCAATACTTTTTTACAAAGATGTTTGAACGCGGCCTGGCTTATCGCAAAAAAATGCCGATTAATTGGTGTCCAAGCTGTAAGACAGGTTTGGCAAACGAAGAAGTGGTCGACGGCAAGTGTGAGCGCTGCGGCACAGAAGTGACAAAGCGGGACATGAGCCAGTGGATGCTCAAAATTACTGCGTATGCCGACAGGCTTCTGGATGACCTGGAGACACTGGACTGGCCGGACAAAGTAAAAAGGATGCAGTCTGCCTGGATTGGACGCAGTGAAGGGGCCCACATTTACTTTTCGGTGGACGGACATCCGGAACACCGCATTGAAGTCTTCTCCACACGCCCTGACACGCTCTATGGAGCGACGTATATGGTCTTGGCTCCAGAACATCCGCTGGTGGAGAAAATCACAAGTGACGGCCAACGGGAGGCTGTTCAAAACTACGTTCAGGAAGCCTTGAAGAAATCCAATGTGGACAGGCAGATTGTGGACAAGACGAAGACTGGGGTGGCGACCGGGGCTAACGTGATCCACCCGTTGACAGGTGAGAAACTGCCAATTTGGATTGCGGATTACGTGTTGATGGACTATGGCACAGGTGCCATCATGGCGGTTCCCGCTCACGACGAACGAGACTTTGACTTTGCCAAGGCATTTCAACTTCCCATCCGCCAAGTCGTCTCTGAGACTGGTGTACCTGAAGCAGAAACGAAACTCTACACGGGCGACGGCACGCTGGTCAATTCAGGTGAGTTGGACGGTTTGTCCGTAGAGGCAGGCAAGAAAGCTGTTGTCAAGCGTCTGGAGGAACTGAATGCAGGTGAGTTCACTGTAAACTACCGGATGCGTGACTGGGTCTTCGCAAGGCAGCGCTACTGGGGCGAGCCCATTCCCATTGTCTACTGTGACAAATGCGGAACGCTGCCTGTACCAGAAGACCAACTGCCAGTCATGCTGCCGGAGGTGGCCAGGTACGAACCAACGGGTACAGGTGAATCGCCGCTGGCGGCCATCGAATCCTTTGTTCACACCACTTGTCCCAACTGCGGGGGACCTGCCAGGCGGGAGACAGATACGATGCCGCAGTGGGCGGGATCAAGCTGGTACTTCCTGCGCTATCCTGATGCACACAACAACAAGCAGCCGTTCAGCAAGAACGCTGCGAATAAGTGGCTGCCCGTAGACATGTATATCGGCGGCGTTGAGCATGCAGTCCTGCACCTGCTGTATGCGCGCTTTTTCACAAAGGTCATCTACGATCTCGGCCTGATTGACTTCGAAGAACCGTTCCAGCACCTGTTCAACCAGGGCATGATTACGCTGAACGGCGCCAAAATGAGTAAATCCAAGGGCAATATGGTAACACCTGACGAAATTATCAAGGATTACGGCGTCGACGCCCTGCGTGTATATGAACTGTTTGTCGGACCGCCCGAAGATGAGGCGGAATGGAACACCAACGGACTGGAAGGTGTGTCACGCTTCCTGCAGCGGTACTATCGCCTGTTTACCGGCAGCGTAGCGTCTCCTGCAAAAACCCGTGATTCACTGACCAAACTGCGGCATCGGTTTATGGCAAACTTGCAGGAGAGAATGGACAGCTTCCGCTTGAATACCGCTGTCAGTGCGTTTATGGAGTATGCGAATGCACTGCAACAAGAGGCGGACAAAGGCCTGGATAAAGACACACTTACCACCATGGCTGTGGCCATTGCTCCTTTTGCACCCCATTTAGGTGAACAACTGTGGCAGGAAATGGGACACGAATCATCTGTCTTTCAAGCAGAATGGCCCACTTACGAGGAGTTGTGGCTGAAGGACGACGAAGTCGAGATTGCCATTCAAGTCAACGGCAGACTGCGGGCCCGCGCCACAGTCGAGGCCGACGGTGACCAAAGTGCAGTTCTCCAGCAGGTTAAGAAGCTGCCCGACGTTGCCGAGTGGATTGAAGGCAAAGAAATTAAAAAGGAAATTTACGTGCCCAATCGCCTGGTGAACTTTGTTGTGAAGGGCTGA
- a CDS encoding FadR/GntR family transcriptional regulator yields the protein MRTQAYNARKLYIRIADQIRAAIERGDLRPGDRLPPLAQIASEFGCSRATVREALSTLRGQGLVEFQHGNGTYVRTASLDTWMEPLEAAMLLGHSDVLHLVETQSAILAGIVTAAAYRASDTDFGKLRQALFQLECAVPQGEEAISTELGFYLELGACCGNSILENALRVLLEAMRSSLRLLTPVLGPSKELCRQVFDCVVNGQVEASRDLLLSHGDKLRETVLSLYEQGLT from the coding sequence ATGCGGACCCAAGCCTATAATGCACGAAAGTTATATATTCGCATTGCAGATCAGATCCGCGCTGCAATCGAGCGAGGCGATCTCCGTCCAGGCGATCGCCTTCCGCCGTTGGCACAAATTGCTTCTGAATTTGGTTGCAGCCGTGCCACCGTGAGAGAAGCATTGAGTACACTAAGAGGGCAGGGCCTGGTTGAGTTTCAACATGGAAATGGAACTTATGTGCGGACAGCGTCGCTCGATACGTGGATGGAGCCGTTGGAGGCTGCCATGCTGCTTGGGCACAGCGATGTGCTTCACCTAGTCGAAACTCAATCCGCCATTTTGGCTGGAATTGTAACTGCTGCCGCATATAGAGCGAGCGACACGGATTTTGGCAAACTGCGTCAGGCACTGTTTCAACTGGAATGCGCAGTACCGCAAGGAGAAGAAGCAATTTCGACTGAACTGGGATTTTATCTCGAATTGGGAGCCTGCTGCGGCAATTCTATCTTGGAGAACGCCCTTCGCGTGTTACTCGAGGCGATGCGCAGCAGTTTGCGATTGTTAACACCGGTATTGGGACCAAGTAAAGAGCTGTGCCGACAGGTGTTTGATTGTGTTGTCAACGGGCAAGTGGAAGCATCCAGAGACTTGTTGTTAAGCCACGGAGACAAGCTCCGGGAAACAGTACTGTCTCTGTATGAGCAGGGGTTGACTTAA
- a CDS encoding NAD-binding protein, producing the protein MQNTLIASFGKEGISLYQHLTDLGHRVQVLDCFDDYHRRLTRWYKKDTLLPIEGHRTNVTQEVSKHHYDLAIVIAMQDFVRTALITQSLREAGVSNVVVVTKDSTNRSVFRRLGAHKVVVAEDEEQLWIQLDRALVEYMPA; encoded by the coding sequence ATGCAAAACACACTGATTGCTTCATTTGGAAAAGAAGGCATTTCACTGTACCAGCATTTGACCGATCTCGGACACCGGGTGCAAGTCCTCGATTGCTTTGATGACTATCATAGAAGGCTGACGCGTTGGTACAAGAAGGACACATTATTGCCGATTGAAGGACACCGTACCAATGTGACTCAAGAAGTCTCCAAACACCACTATGATCTGGCCATTGTTATAGCCATGCAGGATTTTGTGCGGACCGCTTTAATTACTCAGTCACTGCGTGAGGCTGGGGTTAGCAACGTTGTTGTTGTGACAAAAGACAGTACAAATCGTTCTGTATTTCGCCGTTTAGGTGCACATAAGGTTGTTGTTGCCGAGGATGAGGAACAGCTGTGGATCCAGCTGGATCGGGCCTTGGTCGAATACATGCCAGCTTAA